A stretch of the Streptomyces sp. NBC_01428 genome encodes the following:
- a CDS encoding acetyl/propionyl/methylcrotonyl-CoA carboxylase subunit alpha: protein MRKVLIANRGEIAVRVARACRDAGIASVAVYAEPDRDALHVRAADEAFALGGDTPATSYLDIAKVLQAAKDSGADAIHPGYGFLSENAEFAQAVLDAGLIWIGPPPQAIRDLGDKVAARHIAQRAGAPLVAGTPDPVAGAEEVVAFAEQHGLPIAIKAAFGGGGRGLKVARTLEEVPELYESAVREAVAAFGRGECFVERYLDKPRHVETQCLADTHGNVVVVSTRDCSLQRRHQKLVEEAPAPFLSDAQVQELYDSSKAILKEAGYVGAGTVEFLVGQDGTISFLEVNTRLQVEHPVTEEVAGIDLVREMFRIADGEALGYGDPELRGHSFEFRINGEDPGRNFLPAPGTVTTFAPPSGPGVRLDAGVESGSVIGPAWDSLLAKLIVTGATREQALQRASRALAEFDVEGMATAIPFHRAVVTDPAFAPELTGSSDPFTIHTRWIETEFVNEIKPFAAPADGETDDEPGRETVVVEVGGKRLEVSLPVSLGMSLARTGLAAGAKPKRRAAKKSGPAASGDTLASPMQGTIVKVAVEEGQEVKEGDLVVVLEAMKMEQPLNAHRSGTIKGLLAEVGSSITSGAAICEIKD, encoded by the coding sequence GTGCGCAAGGTGCTCATCGCCAACCGTGGCGAAATCGCTGTCCGCGTGGCCCGGGCGTGCCGGGATGCCGGGATCGCGAGCGTTGCCGTGTATGCGGAACCGGACCGGGACGCTCTGCATGTCCGTGCGGCGGACGAGGCGTTCGCGTTGGGCGGTGACACCCCGGCCACCAGTTACCTGGACATCGCCAAGGTGCTGCAGGCCGCCAAGGACTCGGGTGCGGACGCCATCCACCCCGGATACGGATTTCTCTCCGAGAACGCCGAGTTCGCCCAGGCCGTTCTCGACGCGGGTCTGATCTGGATCGGTCCGCCGCCGCAGGCCATCCGCGACCTCGGTGACAAGGTCGCCGCCCGGCACATCGCGCAGCGTGCCGGCGCCCCGCTGGTGGCCGGCACCCCGGACCCGGTGGCGGGCGCCGAGGAGGTCGTCGCGTTCGCCGAGCAGCACGGCCTGCCGATCGCCATCAAGGCCGCCTTCGGTGGTGGCGGGCGCGGCCTGAAGGTCGCCCGCACCCTCGAAGAGGTGCCGGAGCTCTACGAGTCGGCCGTCCGCGAGGCCGTCGCGGCGTTCGGCCGGGGCGAGTGCTTCGTCGAGCGCTACCTCGACAAGCCGCGGCACGTGGAGACGCAGTGCCTGGCCGACACCCACGGCAACGTGGTCGTCGTGTCGACGCGTGACTGCTCCCTCCAGCGCCGCCACCAGAAGCTGGTCGAGGAGGCCCCGGCCCCCTTCCTCTCGGACGCCCAGGTGCAGGAGCTGTACGACTCCTCGAAGGCGATCCTGAAGGAGGCCGGCTACGTCGGCGCGGGAACCGTCGAGTTCCTCGTCGGCCAGGACGGCACGATCTCCTTCCTGGAGGTCAACACCCGTCTCCAGGTGGAGCACCCGGTCACCGAGGAGGTCGCGGGCATCGACCTGGTCCGCGAGATGTTCCGTATCGCCGACGGCGAGGCGCTCGGTTACGGCGACCCCGAACTGCGGGGTCACTCTTTCGAGTTCCGTATCAACGGCGAGGACCCGGGCCGCAACTTCCTTCCGGCGCCCGGTACGGTCACGACCTTCGCTCCTCCGTCGGGCCCCGGTGTCCGGCTGGACGCGGGCGTCGAGTCCGGGTCGGTCATCGGCCCGGCCTGGGACTCCCTGCTCGCCAAGCTGATCGTCACCGGCGCCACCCGTGAGCAGGCGCTCCAGCGGGCCTCGCGCGCGCTCGCCGAGTTCGACGTCGAGGGCATGGCGACGGCGATCCCGTTCCACCGCGCGGTCGTCACGGACCCGGCGTTCGCTCCCGAACTCACCGGCTCCAGCGACCCGTTCACGATCCACACCCGCTGGATCGAGACCGAGTTCGTCAACGAGATCAAGCCGTTCGCCGCTCCGGCCGACGGCGAGACCGACGACGAGCCCGGCCGCGAGACGGTCGTCGTCGAGGTCGGCGGCAAGCGTCTCGAGGTCTCGCTGCCCGTCTCCCTCGGCATGTCCCTGGCCCGTACGGGTCTCGCCGCGGGCGCCAAGCCCAAGCGCCGCGCCGCGAAGAAGTCCGGCCCGGCCGCCTCGGGCGACACGCTCGCCTCTCCGATGCAGGGCACCATCGTGAAGGTGGCCGTCGAGGAGGGCCAGGAGGTCAAGGAGGGCGACCTCGTCGTCGTCCTGGAGGCCATGAAGATGGAGCAGCCGCTGAACGCGCACCGCTCCGGCACCATCAAGGGCCTGCTCGCGGAGGTCGGCTCGTCCATCACCTCCGGTGCCGCGATCTGCGAGATCAAGGACTGA